A window of the Enoplosus armatus isolate fEnoArm2 chromosome 5, fEnoArm2.hap1, whole genome shotgun sequence genome harbors these coding sequences:
- the pid1 gene encoding PTB-containing, cubilin and LRP1-interacting protein produces MWQPASERLQHFQTMLKTKLNVLTLRKEPLPTVIFHEPEAIELCSTTPLTKGRTHAGYKVAYLGKVTISGTQFLSGCTESAVVGLVEHRALAQQQGTCPGGNSLLEIRPFQVRLHHLDEHGEASVTMDTYQVARIAYCTADHSVRPNVFAWIYREINDDLSFQMDCHAVECESKLEAKKLAHSMMEAFRKTFHSMRSDGRIHKSGSSDDFAEDSSTPEDSTPDDG; encoded by the exons CACTTCCAGACCATGCTGAAGACCAAGCTAAATGTGCTGACGCTGAGGAAGGAGCCGTTGCCCACGGTGATCTTCCACGAGCCTGAGGCCATCGAGCTCTGCTCCACCACACCGCTCACAAAGGGCAGGACCCACGCTGGATACAAG GTGGCCTACCTGGGTAAGGTGACTATCTCTGGGACCCAGTTCCTGTCTGGCTGCACAGAGTCGGCGGTGGTGGGTCTGGTGGAGCATCGTGCCCTCGCGCAGCAACAGGGTACCTGTCCTGGAGGCAACTCTCTGCTAGAAATTCGGCCCTTCCAGGTGCGTCTTCACCACCTGGACGAGCACGGCGAGGCCTCAGTAACCATGGACACCTACCAGGTGGCGCGGATCGCCTACTGCACAGCCGACCACAGCGTCAGACCCAATGTATTTGCCTGGATCTACCGGGAGATCAACGACGACCTGTCCTTCCAGATGGACTGCCACGCTGTGGAGTGCGAGAGCAAGCTGGAGGCCAAGAAGCTGGCGCACTCAATGATGGAGGCTTTCCGCAAGACTTTCCACAGCATGCGCAGCGATGGCCGCATCCACAAGAGTGGCTCATCGGACGACTTTGCTGAGGACTCATCCACCCCTGAAGACTCGACCCCAGACGACGGTTGA